The Castanea sativa cultivar Marrone di Chiusa Pesio chromosome 4, ASM4071231v1 sequence GGGGAAGTACACTGTTAAGTCCAGATATTATTAAGCGAAGTAGCTAGGGAGGGAAACCGACTCTTAAGGGGAGTTTTCAAATGGAGTGGGCGTCAACTCGGTGTGGAGCAAGCTGTGGAAACTAAAAATCCCgaataagataaaatttttggGTGGAGGGCTTGTCATAATATTCTCCCAACCCGTGAAAATCTTGTTTAGAGACGAGTGATTGAGGATAGCACTTGTGAGCTGTGTCAGACAGAAATAGAATCGGTTCTACATGTATTATGGGAGTGCACGATGGCGGTGGATGTATGGGCAGGGAGTACGAAATGGATACAAAAGTGTGAGGGGGGGCCAAGATGGATTTTTGCAGTTATTGGAGGTGTTGATTCTTAGATTGCCATTGGAGGAGGTTGAAATGTTTCTGGTGCAAGCTTGGTTGTTGTGGACACAGCGAAACAAGGTCAGAACAGGAGGGGCTATACAAGATCCGGCTCAACTGGTGCAGAGGGCCTCTGTTTTTTTGGAGGAATACGGAGCATCACAGGACCATCTAATTGTACCAAATGTGGAGGAGAGGAGCTCGAGATGGGTACCACCGCCTGAACATCAGTTTAAACTCAATTTCGATGCTGCTATTTTCCATGAAATTCATGTGTCGGGGTTTGGAGCTATAATTCGGAACGAGAGAGGTGAAGTTATGGCGTCTCTTTTAGCTAGAGGACCATCAGTTGCAGATAGCGAGGAGGCCGAACTCCTAGCGTGCAGAAAAGCTCTAGATTTTGTAGTGGACACGGGGTTCACAGATTTAGTGGTGGAGGGAGACAATTCGGTGGTCAGGAAGGCTATACTAAGCTCGCGGATTGAATATTCTCGGCTGGGACACTTGTATGAGGATGTTAAGTGCATGGCAGCAGGGATAACCACTCTTATAGTGAGTTGTGTGCACCGTACGGCCAACTCTGTCGCTCATTCTCTAGCCCGATTTGCAAAACATATTGCTGATGAAATTATATGGACAGAGGACTCCCCTCCAGTTGCTATGGAAGCTTTGTACTTTGATAGTTCATGAGGATTAATAAAAGTTGGTTttggattcaaaaaaaaaaaattgaaaaagttttgcacaaccaacacacacacacgtgtgtaTACATGTgagtatttatttaaatatagtaTACCATGTGAGTATTTAAGTCAAAGAATATTGACAATCAAAGCACGTGTGATATATACATAAATAGTATGTGAGggatatttagaaaaaaataacatatacaATAGCATGTGTGTATTTTATTTACCATGTAATTAACATGTGAATATTAAATGTTATACAAGAATAAAttacaacataaaaataaaaagaataggGTTGGAAGGAAAGCATTTTGTTGTCACCCACCTTGTTATATCATTTTTAcggtgcaaaaaaaaaaagatgacaaTGGAAATGTACTAGtgccaaagaaaagaaagggactATATAAGCTTGATTAGTGCCTATTGGTTCAATGGAATTGAACAATAGGCCCAAATCCCTAAATATGCAATCCTAAGGAACGTTTTAAATAACAATGCATGAGCaagtttgaaaaagaaattcctcttttagaatttggaaaagtttggaaagaacacaatttttttagaaagattttgttttgaaaagaGGAGGTTTTGGAAAAAGCTACTTTCATCATTTTTGGAAGAAAAGATTTCTTTTGAACAAGCAAACATTtggaaaaaaaggaaataagtcttcatttttttatagaattttttctaAATGCTAAGAAACCgaaaattttgggaaaaaaaatttattttatttgtaaagaaaagcattaattttaagaagaccaaagaaaagggagtttaaaaaaaaaaagattcatggatttattaatttttaaggaaaaaagggTATAGCTTTTAAAAGTGCCCATAATTgtatttgagaaaaatatttgaAGGAAAAAGCTTTGATTTGGAAAATATGATGTGCAAGTGTGTGAGGATGCGCGTGATAGCCAAatgaaagatgagcttatcacgtgTAGCCGTGTCTCGATAGAAATCTATAATAGATTCTATCATATGTGATGGAAAGTCTATAGAAAGACCTTCTATAAGGGAAAGAAGGACACGAGTACGAGGATCGGTGATACTGTTATAGTGAGACTGCAGAGTGAGTACAAaggtcatcaccatattaaggaTCTGTGGACCCTTAGCAAACTTAGTTATGGAGAACTTTAGAGTACCTCCCCACAACATGGCCTTCCCATAGAATAGTGAGGTCAACTCGTCTCTAGAGATGGAAGAGAGACAGCAGTGATTAGGGTAATCTGGATGATCCACCCTAAGGACATGTAGTACCTTGGAAATGAGTCATGGGTTGACTACGATACGTGTACCACAGAATACCGTAGTAAAACGAGGTACAAAGGTATCGATGGtgtgcatgttggagtaaaaatCATGTATGAAGACATCGGGACACCTCGAGGGTTTCTCACATAAAGAAGCCCATCCTTGAGAGTTAAACGCACTGGGTAGAGGAGTGTTTGGGAAGTCCAACAGGATGACCTAGCATTCCGAATGAATCGTCCGGTTAGagaagttctcaaagaagtcatCTCTTgccttctcatcatggaacccAACAGAATTAGAGGgaaaagaggagaagaagaagaaccacgACAAATCGGGTTTTAGACGGAACATAATTTTTAGGTGCCATGATAAGAAGactaaatgagagagagagagagagaagaagaagaagaagaagaagaagaagaagaagaagaagaagaaagagatagagTCACAACAAAAGGTAAGACacatgaaagaaaagaaaagaaacatgcaatgcatgataatgcatgaacatgttacgtgctaaagaaaattgcatcataGGTAGAAACCCAATCCAACCTAACAGcactcaaaatttataaacaGACACACAATCTTAGAATGAATGAAACATAGTTATAATGAATatagaatgcaatgcatgatcatatatgagtttaaattaacataacccatcccaaaaaatttgacaaaaatgcaaaaagccaaaatttttcccaaaaagtAAAACCTAGGTcacaaaaatgcatgaaatgcacaaggaagggaaaaaagaagagatttagAAAACTTACCATGTGATTTAGACAAGGATTAGGCTGAAATCTTGATGGGAGGAGGGATTTTGGTGAGAAGAATGTTTTTGGATtgagagagaagtgagagagaTCGAGATATTTGAAAAGATGTAAAACTGGGTCAGACCTCAGAAGTAGGTATAGAAAACCCAGCTCAATAGATCAAGAAGGTATCGAGCTGCTATCAAGAACAAAATCTCGATAGATTGAGAGGTATTGAGGAGGTGTCGATGATAAAAATTCTCGATAGATTGAGGAAGGTATCGAGAAACTATCGAGCAAACAGAGACTCTAAAGAATTTGGCTCAATGGATCGGGCTATCTGTCAAAAGGTATCGagaagaaacccaaaaatcttGATAGAAGAGGCttgtatcgaggaggtgtcgagtaGGTATTGAGGAGGTATCGAGCAATCTGTCGAGAGTCCCGAAGAAGAGATTTTAAGGAGGAGAAACAACACACGATGAATGCAACCAAGATAATCATCAAAGCAAGCATTCAAAGAGCATGTTAAACATAAAAAGACAATCTCAACTTTAGATGCAAAGCTTTCCTAGATCAAAACACACTAAAAAAGTTTAACAAgtcccttcctaactgcttcccaagcaccaaataagcttctcacagatatgggtatggtgagaaaaggattTAGCTAATTGTACCtttcaaggatgtaacaatggaaatggtgagagtagaggaatttggagaatcaaaggatgaagattgtggatgagtcaatcttgtttttctctagggtttctctctcaaaattcctagaagctctctacaatacgtgggtataaggggtatttatactcgTGTGTGTTTGGAATGCTAAAGGTCAGTTTtagccaaacagggcattctgacGACTAGAGCTTGTGACTGGAACGAGTCGCGAGTTTAAGTAGCGAGCTAACTGCCTAGCCAGCTGGaggttttgtcctgtagtgtgACAACTGGCGTGACTCTTCAGCTccccctgcatgcttcacacgtgtgccttTTTGGTGACTCGCTAGTCGCGAGCCAGTCGCAAGGTCCAGTTGTGAGCCCCTGCTTGAATGCACACTCTTgaacttttcttcacactttctcacacactacccttataTGATTCCCACCTACATAcaagggtttctaaatgctgaattacaagaaaattaaCACGGAAAAAAGCCAACATactgattgaataaattcaatcttacaaagccaaagcccaaaaacatatacaagcgagtaaataccctaaaaacatccAGGAGAAAATGCAAAGAAGCTCTAATGctgaaaggaaaagaaagaccACTAGCAGCAACATGCTGCAAGCCTAGATATAATGTAGTAACAGTTAAGGTTATGTTTagtaatagtttttattttctattttcaaaaactggtttttgggaatataaagaaaaaaaaatttcttgtatttttgaaattaaaaacatgtttggttagttgaaattaaaaaaatagttttttggagaaaaaaaatataaaatatgttgttactaggatttgaactctaatgctaactcattaaatgagacagattcgTTAAATCAAATGtgtgttttcattgacttttgaaaattagaaattgaaaacaatcttttgtatgtttttagtttccttcataaattgagttttgagaatagtttttatttgtccattttggattgccaaataagttttttagtctaaaaaataaattttttttaatagtaaataaggggaaattttttttagttttttttttataatcttttttaataaaaattcttcttatcaatttatttaattCACTTCTTTTTCTATCCACCTATGTTTATTATATAcatggtttttcattttttttattatcaataattttttattttttttttctaattagtaCATTGTATACACCTATATTTTTACACTATTAGTATTTACTAACCTCAGATTTCTCTTCACTTCCAAATTCTTTATTTACATACCTTTTctttatcttattatttttaaattaattaaaaatcttaatttcattataatttaaaattctacatTAATTAGACCTCTTTTTAAGTTGATatctcatatatttttttggagaagagaaACTCACGCCAATATATAAATACCTGAATCCCCAAGACATAGTCAGTATGTATTTCTCTTCACTCAAGTTTCTtgcaatttttaattataaaattcaaaccatttgaaaatatgtttgattgaagtttgattttttttttttttttggcttaccATTATGGTTGGATTTGGATGATTTGCACAATTACATCCTATCTTTGTGGCttgtttaaaagtttttttgttgCTTGCATAAATATTGTATTCTGATCATAGTTGGTGCTAAATATGCAGTTGCAGGTTAGATGAAATATTCTATTAATGCTACAAGTATATCTTATCAATAGAAATAGATTAATTTATTAAAGTATATTCTTAACAAAGAATTTCTTGATTATTCCTAAATACTTTGTTAAATGATTGTTGCAACATCACATGATTATAAACAAATACGTTCacattaaaattattgataagtaTAGTTAAACTATTGTTTTTATCTAAAACGTGATATTGACTATAAAGTTTTGATGTGACAAAAAAAATCTTGCAATGTATATgagaaaattttactttttataatttttagtacGCATCAAGTGATTAGGTCTTTTTTtgtgtatattattttttgccAATATCATGGAAACATGCAAGTCTATAAGGACTTTAATTCCCATTATATTTTGAATCTTAAATGTCTTGCAAATTTTGTATATGTTAGCTATGATTTATGTTGATTTATATTGGTGGGTATCGGTGCCTAATGTATggtttactctctctctctctctctctctctctctctctctctctatatatatatatatatatatatatatatatatatttgggcaTACAGGACCTTGCCAAAAGGTATAACTTCTTAATTCTTATCATATCTAAATGCTAATGAAGTTATTTTTGATCCATCATCTCCAATATTAGTTACATAATTATCTACTATCTtccattcaattaattttgggcttatatatgattttttttaatagaaaaactttactttagttttattatctattttaacttaatttttcttaaattaataaaatattttctttaatataccCATGATTCTTGATTAAGCCGTGCACTGCACGGATATAATactagtataaaataaaataaaagaccttTAATACAGTTGACTTGACCATGAGTTGTTGGATTAGAGTATCCAACACGCATGTGATCACACCAACGACTTGGATAGGAGTGCCCAAGAACAGTCAGTCAAGCtgaaaaaaattacttgaatttatttcttttaataacaaataattccTTTTTTCCTGTCGtttattctcaacaaaaaaaattatttttcaataggatcatgtaatttttttaatattattttaataaccATATCAACATTTTATAGTGCTAACAATGCACTTGTTTGCCACGTTAGAGTTTTCTATTAGTGGGTCGACGATAAGGATCAAAATGGacttgaattttcattttccaaGACTCAAGTAGGCGCAAataaagtttagggaccaaaacaaaaatcagcccaaaatataagaactaaaaatgcattttcgtcttttatttccttgtattttgtgggatttaattgtaatgagtttagttttaagtgatgaaaattttctcAAGATAGTTGATCTCGTGACTGGCTTACGACTCAACACTTATGAAAGGCCATGTGAGGAGCATATGTGAAAGTTCAAGAGTTAGAATATCTTGCAAGTATCTTGCGACTTGGCCAACCTGCGAAATGACCTGCAAGATGCATTGACTAGCTGGATTTTAAGTGTGACATTTCCTCTTCTTtccccacactatatatatcctcattacccacaaaattgtAAAGAGGCTAATCATATAGAAAACCCTAGACTCTTTAGTATACTAGAGAGTCTATTGACTCTTGTGCACATTCATAGGGAGAAAAATTCCATAGgggggagatgcatatactaAAGGGGTAAGACATTTTTTATAtgagaaaactttgttttgtttgttttactttatgttttttttgtttgttatctttatggtgctttgagctTCTAttagtatctatgctttgttgtTCTCATCGCATAGTGTTTATATATTGGATATGCCTTGTGCTTTATTGATTGCATGTGCGGACAATCAATTGCTTTGCTAAGTGATCACTGTAGTCATTTCCATATGACTGTTTAgtgtttgatcaagttatgctttaACTACAATTCATTTGACATCTACTTGATTGCAATTTAATTGTTACTTTATACTAGTTCTTTATTATTTGCTTTACCTTAAGGGtttaatgtgttttgtgcaagtgtttcaggttacaGGTATTTGGTTCCAAGTTTGTCAcaggttttagatttaggtatgagtgagttttgtcattGCTCCCAAACTCAtatttaagtctagagtctgtttgataggccaaaaatgtattgaccccttgtgataaattaattaattaattagccaagtgtattaattaattaaattaacatacACGAATGCGTGGTAGCAAAAATAAATcactaataaactaaagtgcagaggaaaataaattgacacaatgatttgtttacgaatggggaaaaccaacaaggcaaaaaccctactgggtaattttaaggtcaccactcccgagaatccactatcatcaaaacaagcagttacaagtaaaggaatcctagtaccttataccaacctacagttgaacccttaccccaatatccaattggacttgttctgtagtgacaatttctcatttgaatgcacggctcctagtacgtgactaataaattgcgcggatcccaatatGCGAATTTAATCACGAATTAGAGAAGGaggttagctgcaaagttcttttgttctttaacacatgaagatcacgaagttgcttggtcacaaaactctatggtgtacaaacatagcagtttctcaagaactagggcaaacttggtttccagtcacacttgatgaattatgctcttgtgtaATTGTGCTCTTTGCTGTGTAACTTgttacggcccttaaaataatcattatatatatttagggttgtgagaaaagaaagcccaaacacatactcatggattggatgaaaaacagtctagaaaaattgagtttcataaacctcgacgaTACCCTATTTGTCAAGCTGCTGTCGAGCTAcgggctagaacagctctttaaggctcgatagatgctagctgtcgagt is a genomic window containing:
- the LOC142632574 gene encoding uncharacterized protein LOC142632574; its protein translation is MYYGSARWRWMYGQGVRNGYKSVRGGQDGFLQLLEVLILRLPLEEVEMFLVQAWLLWTQRNKVRTGGAIQDPAQLVQRASVFLEEYGASQDHLIVPNVEERSSRWVPPPEHQFKLNFDAAIFHEIHVSGFGAIIRNERGEVMASLLARGPSVADSEEAELLACRKALDFVVDTGFTDLVVEGDNSVVRKAILSSRIEYSRLGHLYEDVKCMAAGITTLIVSCVHRTANSVAHSLARFAKHIADEIIWTEDSPPVAMEALYFDSS